The Salvia splendens isolate huo1 chromosome 20, SspV2, whole genome shotgun sequence nucleotide sequence ACCCATAGCGGCTGAGGGGGAGAAAAAGATGGCATCGTGAGTGCTGCGATATACTATCAAATTTCACTGGATAGAATCGAGTGAATTCGCACAATTTCTGTGTGACAAACAGACATAGAGAACTTACTGTTACAGCATTGGTCGAATGTCGCATATATTTTTGCACAGAAGGTCCTTCGCATACTACATAAGTAGCATTGCAGCCAACAAACCATTGATCTAGTAAGATAGCACCTTCAGCACAGAGAGCCTCAGAAACctacaaatatacatttgatACAGTTTTCTACTAAAATAGCTTAAAACAAGGAGAAGAAACAGAGACAATATACTCAACCAAATGTGAGCCTACCTTACTGTGAAGCTCTGCTGGTACATCAACATCAACGTAAAAGGTTTGACCGGAAAAGGATGATGAAGTAGAGTgtctttttctctccctctctggaAACTGGGAGCCAGGAGCTCCACAGTAGTCGGGTTGTTTAGTATGCTTCAGCAAATCAGAAGGCAGACACGAATTTTCAGCACCAGAGTTCTGATCAAGCCGTTTCAAGTCTTTAATTGCTAAACCATTATCTTCGATGCTATTAACACTGTACAGTGTTTCATTCAGCCTAACTGAAATGAAACCAGTGGTTATCTCCCATTGTAGCTGATCAAACAAATCAATGGAAACATTACCATTCCTCTTGACACTATCCACAAACCACCCAATTGTTACCAGGAGTAAGCCCTTGGGAGTTCCGTGTTGCATAGCGTTCTCAAACTTACGTCCATGAAAGCTGTAATAAATGTTTTAAGTGTAACATTTTAGGTAGTTTGATGTGAGATTCACAAAAATCAATCTCTTGTTTCTATCTCATTAATAGTCAAATACTACAATTGAAGATGAATCGGATGATATAACAGCGTTACTGAGCTTAAATACTAAAACGTGCACTGAGAAAGGATATCTGAACCACCAAGTGGGTGCAGTGAGGATGGAGATGAGGACTATATTGACCTCCCAATCCCTCCGTTGCTTCCTTCACCTGCTTCCGTGTTTCTACACATCAAAACAATAAATGAGATGATCAAATCTGTAGTGAATTGTTAACAAAACATAAGTAATTCTTCACAATGGGAGGACTCTGTAGATCCATGAGTAATTATAAATGTTTTACAACAATTAACACCGAATAACGAATCAGTATGATTCATCACAGCAAACATAGCCATCTAACCACAACAAAACTAAGCTTGATTAACTAACCATCACTTTCAACTAAAGGGATTGAGCTAGCCACTTGCTTCTTCTTTTATAGAAAGCTAAACTTCTAGAAGAGCAAACATAAAATGTACCATCATAGACATTACATGCTACAAAACTAAGCACCAACAATCACAATACTGACACAATTATGAACATATGAAATGCAGCATTCAACACATTTTTTAGCAGTATGCATACCCTTAGAGAGCCCCGGCACGCAAATGACAAGGCCGGAGAAAGGACCTTTCCTTTTCACAGTTTTAACCGGAGTTTCAGACACAGCAGCGGTAGCTGGAGACGGAGGCTCCAAACAAAATGTGGGGATTCCTCTGAATGAGGAAGAAATATCCATGAACATCCTTGAACACCCCTTAGCATCAATCACCTCCACCCTCCCTCCCCCAATTCCACCACCCATTTTTTTCTAAATCATTCAATCAACCTATGCAATTCACCTCTATAATCACAATTTTTCTTTTCATATGAAGCTCAATCACAAATTCAGCTTAGTGCATTAAAAGGAGGGAAAATTCAAAGTTTTATACAAAAAAGAGGGTCAATGCATATAATTTTCACACAGAGAGAGCACGCGATGCTTAAAAATCCTTTCAAAAATCAATCTTTTTTCAATTAAAAGAGAGAAAGGCAAAGCACGAGGGAATAGAAAACGAGAAACATTTACTTTCACATATGCATGGAATGATATGAAGTGAAATAAAGAGTGGAGAAGAATCTAAAGCAGAAACTTACATGAAATTGTGATTATGTGCTCAGCTCcacttctcttttccttttacTTCCTTTAGCTTTTTCAGAAGGTTCAAAAAAGTGGGAATTGGCGTGATCCGTAAAAACCACTTTatattcctctctctctctctccctgtAAAAATTTGCAGAGCGCCTCCATTGGCGTTTTGCCTTTGATTTCAACTGTTTGCTTAAATCCTCAACGAACTCTTGGCTACGTGATTTTACTATTGTTGGTCCATTAACCGTCTCAataacgttttcctttttgggtcgtcccattaaaaatgaaatattttttaaaataaaaataacattacctctacttttctctctctcttactttactatctcttaaAATCTCATGTCAAAAAGTAAACGATTCATATTTATTGATACGAAAGGGTactattaaaaagaaaaggaattgATTTTCCAAGGAAAATTCAATCTAGGTCGGTACACTTTCACATCTTGAATTGGTCcccatattttcatttataatgaTTGAATTTGTGAACCTTTATTGGTATTGCAATTTCGTGTTTGCATTTCTATCTACATCAAAGATTGAGTGTTGCACTTTTATTCAAATGCACTAACTTTTGGTCTAGTGTTTTGTAACCAGTGTTGTATGGTGATTATAATGCATACAAGAAAGAGAACTAAGGCtcacattttcaaataaaatttggGAGATTTTTGGTGTAAATGAAAGTGCAAATTGGGTTAAACATTGATTTAGACATATAGACATAAGACATGTATAAAAATGCCCACACAATACGTATATATACAGCAAAAAAGGCATTTTGAGAGGTGGGTATTCCTTGCTtgtgcataaaaaagaaaatagaaggcAGGTTAAACAACTCAATCACTACTACCATCCAAACAATGAGACTAACACCACAAAACCATACATTCTACGCCATAAAAGAATATATCCAGCTGCATTGGACTGGAGTAGTCACGTCACGTGCAAACGGCCACCGGAATGGCATCGCCAAAAACGATACTACTTGCAAAATCTCACACTAAAGAGCCTGTGCTGCTCTAGCGCATGCCAAAAAAACACAACAACGTGAAACGTGGAAGCCTTTAACCAGTTATTGCTTTTTCCTCAAGTTAATCTTTGCCCTAGCGCGGGACTTCAGTTTGTATGCAAATGCAATTGCTGTTAGGCCTATTTTGTCGATCTGTTTCTCCTTTTTGTCGTACAGAGCAAAACAAAAAAAGAGGACGGGCAGTCCTGCAGCAAACGAGAGGTGACATGAGCTGATGAACCGTGGTAACTGATAAGTAAATCGATAATTAGATCAGCGCATGAAATCAGGACATACCTATAGCAAAAACATTATGTGCTGAAATTGCTCCTAGGATACTGAGAAGCAATAATGAAAGAACAACCTGTTTCACGagccaaaaaaaaaatcttaaaacTGTCAGCTCACAAATCATTCAAATGCAGGATTATAGATCCATAACAAGTGAAGCCGGCGTCATGGCTTCAAGTTAAATTTTCGTGCCTTGGAAATGAAATAATGAGTTGTAGCAAAAAAGTGAAATTTACCTTGAGGAAGAGTCTATTGTCGTTTCCCTTACAAAGTGATTTGAATTCCCGAGCAGTAGAATTCCATATCGAAACCACAGATAAAGCAAAATGGTGGGAAGCAGCTGCAGAGAGATGAAATTTTGATCCGGAAATCTTTTCTAGTTTACATCCTAATCTGCAgcaaatataatgaaaagtgagaaTTTAGAACACTGCTGATATGCAACCCGCTCCACCCAAAGTTTATGAAACATCCGCATAACCACAGCAACAGTTCGCGATTCAGATATTTCTAGTTACTCTACAGTCGATGAAGTTTAGCAAGATAATTAACAAGCATAAGCGAAAAAGAAAGTAAGCATATGTCTACATTTTTTCGGGTAGATTTCCATGGACAAAGAGGAAGACTGATCCCATCAATAGAAGCTTGGAAAGTGATGTTATGAAGGTCAAACCAGTTGCtataaaattatagtaaaatGCAGCCAAGAACGCCAGTACAGTGAGTGTCAGCTTTATGTCCCTCCAAAGTAGTGCTTCAGCAACTGCAAAAGTCACCAAGATCAGGTTTATGAAATGCGTATTAGTTCCATATCAAATACTCTGATCAGGTTGTTGATCGTGTTATATACTATCGGGTTAGCACCTCACAAGATGAATCAATAAGGAATAGCAATATCAAAAGCAAACATACAAATGACATTTTATATTTGGACcacatgacaaaaaaaaatgaaaaaatccAACAAAAGGAACCATGATAAAATATGCAGAAAGTGCAAAATAAATTTAGGAAATTTTTAGAGTACATGATAACAAAGAAGAGGATTGCCATGAGCAGGAACCGGCACTACCGGACTCAAAATAAAACCACAGAAAAGAAGCAGAAAAGTGACACTCCACTCCACAAGTAAAACCTAGAGCTAACATATTAATCGAAATCAGACAGTTTCACTATAATATACTCAAGTAGATTAAACTGTTTTCCCCTCAGGTAACTCCACAAAATTTGTCCACCTTTATCCTTTTAAGTGATTCAAATTATCATTCTAGCCTTATGCTCCTTAAATCTAAAAAAATCCATGGAGACATAACTGTCACATCCTGATTCGAAAAATGCTCACAAAGTTAATATATTATGCAAGATAAGGCTGGTTCGTCGTATATGAATCTGATTCAACAATAGTCGGTGATCTATTACACGAAGTTCAGTACAAAGCAAAAGATTGGCACCTTTCCCAGTGCCAAGAAGTAATTCAGCTTTAGAAGGCCCCTTTCTTTCAATTTCAACACCAGCTCTCCAATGTTGGTATGAGTCAATAGTTCTTCTAATTCCCTCCTGCAGAGAAAATATCAACTTAGGATCATCagaaaaaattaacaaatatgcaatttagCATCCCATGGGGCCGCATAATCTGAGATGACTTCATATGAGTACAACTCAGATAATTACTTTTTCATTTAGTTAATATCCTAATGCATGACAAATTTTACACAAATCACGGACTATAAGTGGTCCCCATGTCAGGTGGGTGTCCATTTCTTTTCTACTGGATAGAGATGGTTGACAATTCCCAAAGGAAAAAACTAGCATACAAACACCTTTGGCATTCATTTCACAAAATTTAATCTAGCTGAAGAAAACTCTACgatgaattaacaaaaaaaatctgaTTGAAATGTACGCTATCTACCCACCCCTTATATTAAACTATTCTATGGCAAAAGAAAGTGAGTAAACTCATCAAATGTCGATGCCTAACAGACCTGTAGAGGCACAATAGGGGTGTAGCCAAGAAGGTCATTTGCTTTAGAACAATCAAAGGTTCTGCTGACAGACAGAAGTCGAACTCTTGAAGGTATCAACTGTGGTACCTTCATTCCAAAAGGtgcaattattttatatattagctCCGCCATATGTGCAATTGGCAGCACAAGGAAGGCAGGAACTTTGGTTCTTGGCCTGTATGGACAACATCAGAAATTAAGGTACCATGTATTGCTTCGCAGAACATATAAATAAGCAGTAGCCCAGGGAAGGGTTTGTTGTAGAACCATGCACAGAAAATTCTAAATAAACAACAGagcaaaaaaatatttataaaaaagcaAATTTCAATGATAAAGTCAACATGATTACGGCTAGCCTCCAAACACATATCTGACTATAGCAAAAGCGCAAAGTCCACAACAAAAGAGCTTGCTCAAAAATATTTGTTGGTTTGACTGGTAATAATAGACCATTGTAGGAAATATTCAGAAATTCTGTAAGCACGAGGTTCAGGTTGCACCCTGATAGATATTTGATAACTGCTTGGAGGACTCGATATTTGATACAAAA carries:
- the LOC121782636 gene encoding uncharacterized protein LOC121782636 — encoded protein: MGGGIGGGRVEVIDAKGCSRMFMDISSSFRGIPTFCLEPPSPATAAVSETPVKTVKRKGPFSGLVICVPGLSKETRKQVKEATEGLGGQYSPHLHPHCTHLVVQSFHGRKFENAMQHGTPKGLLLVTIGWFVDSVKRNVRLNETLYSVNSIEDNGLAIKDLKRLDQNSGAENSCLPSDLLKHTKQPDYCGAPGSQFPERERKRHSTSSSFSGQTFYVDVDVPAELHSKVSEALCAEGAILLDQWFVGCNATYVVCEGPSVQKYMRHSTNAVTPLWVLKSAKEKCLHRLVHLSADLARYTGARVDNSRHGVSHEGASMVTCSADKISYEERRMKVNLAKDGVRKRRNNQMQTCQTPIRPITPASLLDSISWLISEPTSTASINTESSNVENGVEDQPPVFFDAKKERKKSEASFVNLSRPLTESMKSELILKGRFLTIMFPVDRFSEMGPCARTFFSNKGFTCMQVLDYIYAFYQENMSSEEIELAIYTGSRHADRLRSIYSSKETAKRGYVEFRRIDFLGSRRSFEMLKRVKGDNNSNLYELLIRA
- the LOC121780910 gene encoding 3beta-hydroxysteroid-dehydrogenase/decarboxylase-like, which translates into the protein MGGEEKWCVVTGGRGFAARHLVVMLIRYGMYSVRIADLEPSIELDDDEENGVLGEAMKSGRADYVSADLRHKAQAFKACIGVVVVFHMAAPDSSINNHRLHYSVNVQGTQNIIDACSKLKIKRLIYTSSPSVVFDGVHGISNGNESLPYPAKHYDSYSATKAEGESLVINSNGSNGLLTCSIRPSSIFGPGDRLFVPSLVSAVRSGKLKFIIGDGKNMYDFTYVENVAHAHICAERALASGGATADKASGQAYFITNGEPLQFWEFVSIILEGLGYERPRTKVPAFLVLPIAHMAELIYKIIAPFGMKVPQLIPSRVRLLSVSRTFDCSKANDLLGYTPIVPLQEGIRRTIDSYQHWRAGVEIERKGPSKAELLLGTGKVAEALLWRDIKLTLTVLAFLAAFYYNFIATGLTFITSLSKLLLMGSVFLFVHGNLPEKILGCKLEKISGSKFHLSAAASHHFALSVVSIWNSTAREFKSLCKGNDNRLFLKVVLSLLLLSILGAISAHNVFAIGLPVLFFCFALYDKKEKQIDKIGLTAIAFAYKLKSRARAKINLRKKQ